A single region of the Pseudomonas solani genome encodes:
- a CDS encoding DUF2955 domain-containing protein yields the protein MERPALSENGLRQCLRLACGGTLGLFVCKLMGWDNGSFFCVYPMLLLGLVPTLNAHVIRQFLAQAVLVSLETLVIYGLFGDRPLLIVPLVFAAFLWRFSLMARGPLFLFGALGCVFLSMQLHFASYPETHLYDLVASNLVAAALTVLIAWLMFFLFPDAEPREPRTPPPKDLASQRHEALLGASIATLSFILFQSFDLKDSLSAQIASILVLFPMHWNGIRFAGRIRALGTLLGCLIALVLQLLLYDHYDVLPLVASLYWIAAFFCARVHVLEGAQGIGFGALTTLAIVFGQYLTPSHDMMFSLAYRLSSVCVAVFITLLAVFVLHRLFNRFAAIRHQSHA from the coding sequence ATGGAGCGCCCGGCCCTCAGCGAGAACGGCCTGCGCCAGTGCCTGCGCCTGGCCTGCGGCGGCACCCTCGGCCTGTTCGTGTGCAAGCTGATGGGCTGGGACAACGGCTCGTTCTTCTGCGTCTACCCCATGCTGCTGCTGGGCCTGGTGCCCACCCTCAACGCCCATGTGATCCGCCAGTTCCTCGCCCAGGCGGTGCTGGTGAGCCTGGAGACGCTGGTCATCTACGGCCTGTTCGGCGACCGCCCGCTGCTCATCGTGCCCCTGGTCTTCGCCGCCTTCCTCTGGCGCTTCAGCCTCATGGCGCGCGGCCCGCTGTTCCTGTTCGGCGCCCTGGGCTGCGTGTTCCTCTCCATGCAGCTGCACTTCGCCAGCTACCCCGAAACCCACCTCTACGACCTGGTGGCCAGCAACCTGGTGGCCGCCGCGCTGACGGTGCTGATCGCCTGGCTGATGTTCTTCCTCTTCCCCGATGCCGAGCCCCGCGAGCCGCGCACCCCGCCGCCCAAGGACCTGGCCAGCCAGCGCCACGAGGCCCTGCTCGGCGCCTCGATCGCCACCTTGTCGTTCATCCTGTTCCAGAGCTTCGACCTGAAGGATTCGCTGTCCGCGCAGATCGCCTCGATCCTCGTGCTGTTCCCCATGCACTGGAACGGCATCCGCTTCGCCGGACGCATCCGCGCCCTCGGCACCCTGCTCGGCTGCCTGATCGCCCTGGTGCTGCAACTGCTGCTCTACGACCACTACGACGTGCTACCGCTCGTCGCCTCGCTGTACTGGATAGCCGCCTTTTTCTGTGCCCGAGTGCACGTATTGGAGGGGGCGCAGGGAATCGGCTTCGGTGCGCTGACAACTTTGGCCATCGTTTTCGGTCAATACCTGACGCCGAGTCACGACATGATGTTCAGCCTGGCCTATCGGCTCAGTTCGGTTTGCGTTGCGGTCTTCATCACCCTGCTTGCGGTGTTCGTCCTGCACCGCCTGTTCAACCGTTTTGCAGCCATTCGTCACCAGAGTCATGCCTGA
- the cysT gene encoding sulfate ABC transporter permease subunit CysT gives MSRRISPVIPGFGLTLGYTLVYLSLLVLIPLGAMFLKTFDLTWVQFWNIISAPRVLAALKLSFGTALAAAVLNGLIGTLLAWVLVRYDFPGRKIIDAMIDLPFALPTAVAGIALTALYAPAGLVGQFATDLGFKIAYTPLGITLALTFVTLPFVVRTVQPVLADIPREVEEAAACLGAKPLQVFRHILLPALLPAWLTGFALAFARGVGEYGSVIFIAGNMPMKTEILPLLIMVKLDQYDYTGATAIGVLMLVVSFILLLLINLLQRRIETP, from the coding sequence ATGTCTCGACGTATCTCCCCGGTCATACCCGGCTTCGGGCTGACTCTGGGGTACACCCTGGTGTATCTCAGCCTGTTGGTGCTGATTCCCCTGGGCGCCATGTTCCTCAAGACCTTCGACCTCACCTGGGTGCAGTTCTGGAACATCATCAGCGCACCCCGCGTACTTGCCGCACTCAAGCTCAGCTTCGGCACCGCGCTCGCCGCCGCCGTGCTCAACGGCCTGATCGGCACGCTGCTGGCGTGGGTCCTGGTGCGCTACGACTTCCCCGGCCGCAAGATCATCGACGCGATGATCGACCTGCCCTTCGCCCTGCCCACCGCCGTGGCCGGCATCGCGCTCACCGCGCTGTACGCGCCGGCCGGCCTGGTGGGCCAGTTCGCCACCGACCTGGGCTTCAAGATCGCCTACACCCCGTTGGGCATCACCCTGGCGCTGACCTTCGTCACCCTGCCCTTCGTGGTGCGCACGGTGCAGCCGGTGCTGGCCGACATCCCCCGCGAGGTGGAGGAGGCCGCCGCCTGCCTGGGCGCCAAGCCGCTGCAGGTGTTCCGCCACATCCTCCTGCCAGCGCTGCTGCCCGCCTGGCTGACCGGCTTCGCCCTGGCCTTCGCCCGCGGCGTGGGCGAGTACGGCTCGGTGATCTTCATCGCCGGCAACATGCCGATGAAGACCGAGATCCTGCCGCTGCTGATCATGGTCAAGCTCGACCAGTACGACTACACCGGCGCCACCGCCATCGGCGTGCTGATGCTGGTGGTCTCCTTCATCCTGCTGCTGCTGATCAACCTGCTGCAGCGCCGCATCGAAACCCCTTGA
- a CDS encoding sulfate ABC transporter substrate-binding protein, producing MSIRRFALATLASALLTTLVAGPVAAATELLNVSYDPTRELYQEYNAAFAKHWKAQGGEDLKVQQSHGGSGKQARAVIDGLKADVVTLALAGDIDELQKLGKLIPENWQTRLPQNSTPYTSTIVFLVRKGNPKGIKDWGDLTKAGVEVITPNPKTSGGARWNFLAAWAWAKKQYGSDAKAQEYVQALYKQVPVLDTGARGSTITFVNNNIGDVLLAWENEAFLALKEQGGENFEIVAPSLSILAEPPVSVVDKNVDKKGTRKVAEAYLQYLYSEEGQRIAAKNFYRPRDEKVAAEFAKQFPKLDLVTVDKDFNGWKEAQPKFFNDGGIFDQIYQAQ from the coding sequence ATGTCGATTCGCCGCTTCGCCCTGGCCACCCTGGCCAGCGCCCTGCTCACCACCCTGGTCGCCGGCCCGGTCGCCGCCGCCACCGAACTGCTCAACGTCTCCTACGACCCGACCCGCGAGCTGTACCAGGAGTACAACGCCGCCTTCGCCAAGCACTGGAAGGCCCAGGGCGGTGAAGACCTCAAGGTCCAGCAATCCCACGGCGGTTCCGGCAAGCAGGCGCGCGCGGTGATCGACGGCCTCAAGGCCGACGTGGTGACCCTGGCCCTGGCCGGCGACATCGACGAGCTGCAGAAACTCGGCAAGCTGATCCCCGAAAACTGGCAGACCCGCCTGCCGCAGAACAGCACCCCCTACACCTCGACCATCGTGTTCCTGGTGCGCAAGGGCAACCCCAAGGGCATCAAGGACTGGGGCGACCTGACCAAGGCCGGCGTGGAAGTCATCACCCCGAACCCGAAGACCTCCGGCGGCGCCCGCTGGAACTTCCTGGCCGCCTGGGCCTGGGCCAAGAAGCAGTACGGCAGCGACGCCAAGGCACAGGAATACGTACAGGCGCTGTACAAGCAGGTTCCGGTTCTCGACACTGGCGCCCGCGGTTCGACCATCACCTTCGTCAACAACAACATTGGCGACGTGCTGCTGGCCTGGGAAAATGAGGCCTTCCTGGCACTCAAGGAACAGGGCGGCGAGAACTTCGAAATCGTTGCGCCGAGCCTGTCGATCCTCGCCGAGCCGCCGGTTTCGGTGGTCGACAAGAACGTCGACAAGAAGGGCACCCGCAAGGTCGCCGAAGCCTACCTGCAGTACCTGTACAGCGAGGAAGGCCAGCGCATCGCCGCGAAGAACTTCTACCGCCCCCGTGACGAGAAGGTCGCCGCCGAGTTCGCCAAGCAGTTCCCGAAACTGGACCTGGTGACCGTCGACAAGGACTTCAACGGCTGGAAGGAAGCGCAACCGAAGTTCTTCAACGACGGCGGCATCTTCGACCAGATCTACCAGGCGCAATAA
- the oscA gene encoding sulfur starvation response protein OscA, with protein MSATLRSLEGQDEASILREIQSALHGLRFGAVEITVHNGQVVQIERKEKFRLQPPAGKNS; from the coding sequence ATGAGCGCAACACTCCGCAGCCTCGAAGGCCAGGACGAAGCCAGCATCCTGCGTGAAATCCAGAGTGCCCTGCACGGCCTGCGTTTCGGTGCCGTCGAGATCACCGTGCACAACGGCCAGGTGGTGCAGATCGAGCGCAAGGAAAAATTCCGTCTGCAACCGCCCGCCGGCAAGAACAGCTGA
- a CDS encoding LysR family transcriptional regulator: MDTLNSMRVFTRVIETGSFTAAAQALDLSTAQVSRLVSELEQQLQARLLHRTTRRLALTEVGERYLQRCRSILNEVDQAAAEARGAHLKPSGRLRVHTMTGLGLQHVTALVARYTALYPEVVIDLTLSQRNPDPLEDGQDVVLTFARELPDSQMVAQSLGQMYSVVCAAPAYLEQHGVPKGPADLRHHRYLRLLDPLYQDNWVLQDEDGEYDVLPAEAFQVNVAESLARAAQAGMGFCLLPSFVACQPLREGTLLRLLPEHRLRERNIYAVYPSRRFLDAKTRTWVDFLKAELPPLFAQDDAVLDDPRHWAVRTQLLR; encoded by the coding sequence ATGGACACCCTGAACAGCATGCGTGTGTTCACCCGCGTCATCGAGACCGGCAGCTTCACCGCGGCGGCGCAGGCGCTGGACCTTTCCACCGCGCAGGTCTCCAGGCTGGTCTCGGAGCTGGAGCAGCAGCTGCAGGCGCGGCTGCTGCACCGCACCACCCGGCGCCTGGCGCTGACCGAGGTGGGCGAGCGCTACCTGCAACGCTGCCGCTCGATCCTCAACGAGGTGGACCAGGCCGCCGCCGAGGCGCGCGGTGCGCACCTCAAGCCCAGCGGCCGGCTGCGGGTACACACCATGACCGGCCTCGGCCTGCAGCACGTCACCGCGCTGGTGGCGCGCTACACCGCGCTGTACCCCGAGGTGGTGATCGACCTGACGCTGTCGCAGCGCAACCCCGACCCGCTGGAGGACGGCCAGGACGTGGTGCTGACCTTCGCCCGCGAGCTGCCGGACTCGCAGATGGTGGCGCAATCCCTGGGGCAGATGTACAGCGTGGTCTGCGCGGCGCCCGCCTACCTGGAGCAGCATGGCGTGCCCAAGGGGCCGGCGGACCTTCGTCACCACCGCTACCTGCGCCTGCTGGACCCGCTCTACCAGGACAACTGGGTGCTGCAGGACGAGGACGGCGAGTACGACGTGCTGCCGGCGGAGGCCTTCCAGGTCAACGTCGCCGAATCCCTGGCACGCGCCGCCCAGGCGGGCATGGGCTTCTGCCTGCTGCCCTCCTTCGTCGCCTGCCAGCCGCTGCGCGAGGGCACCCTGCTGCGCCTGCTGCCGGAGCACCGCCTGCGCGAGCGCAACATCTACGCGGTGTATCCGTCACGGCGTTTCCTCGACGCCAAGACCCGCACCTGGGTGGACTTCCTCAAGGCCGAACTGCCGCCCCTCTTCGCCCAGGACGATGCCGTGCTGGACGATCCCCGCCACTGGGCGGTGCGCACGCAATTGTTGCGCTAG
- a CDS encoding arylsulfatase: protein MSKRPNFLVIVADDLGFSDLGAFGGEIATPNLDRLAFDGLRLTDFHTAPTCSPTRSMLLTGTDHHIAGIGTMAEALTPELIGKPGYEGYLNDRVVALPELLREAGYQTLMSGKWHLGLTAERAPHARGFERSFSLLPGAANHYGYEPPYDASTPGILKATTALYVEDDRFIDQLPEGFYSSDAFGDKLIQYLKERDQSRPFFAYLPFSAPHWPLQAPAEVVDNYRGRYDAGPEALRLERLERLKALGLVAQDVEAHPVRAISAEWEALSDEERQVSARTMEVYAAMVERMDWNIGRVLDYLRQQGLEDDTFILFMSDNGAEGALLEAFPKFGPNLKSFLDQHYDNSLENIGRANSYVWYGPRWAQAATAPSRLYKAFTTEGGIRVPALVRYPQLQRQQQVSHTFATVMDITPTVLDLAGVRHPGTRWRGREVAPVRGRSWLGYLSGETPRVHDEKTVTGWELFGMRAIRQGHLKAVYLPAPVGPETWQLYDLEKDPGEIHDLAQERPEALAGLIAAWQRYVDETGVILSESPFQP, encoded by the coding sequence ATGAGCAAACGCCCCAACTTCCTGGTGATAGTCGCCGACGACCTGGGGTTTTCCGACCTCGGTGCCTTCGGCGGTGAGATCGCCACGCCGAACCTGGACCGCCTGGCCTTCGACGGCCTGCGCCTGACCGACTTCCACACCGCGCCCACCTGCTCGCCGACCCGTTCGATGCTGCTCACCGGCACCGACCACCATATCGCCGGCATCGGCACCATGGCCGAGGCGCTGACCCCGGAGCTGATCGGCAAACCGGGCTACGAGGGTTACCTCAACGACCGCGTGGTGGCGCTGCCGGAGCTGCTGCGCGAGGCCGGCTACCAGACGCTGATGTCCGGCAAGTGGCACCTGGGCCTGACCGCCGAGCGCGCGCCCCATGCGCGGGGCTTCGAGCGCTCCTTTTCGCTGCTGCCGGGCGCGGCCAACCACTACGGCTACGAGCCGCCCTACGACGCCAGCACGCCGGGCATCCTCAAGGCGACGACGGCGCTGTACGTCGAGGACGACCGCTTCATCGACCAGTTGCCGGAGGGCTTCTATTCCTCCGATGCCTTTGGCGACAAGCTGATCCAGTACCTCAAGGAACGCGACCAGAGCCGGCCCTTCTTCGCCTACCTGCCCTTCTCCGCCCCGCACTGGCCGCTGCAGGCACCCGCCGAGGTTGTGGATAACTACCGCGGCCGCTACGACGCCGGCCCCGAGGCGCTGCGCCTGGAACGCCTGGAGAGGCTCAAGGCCCTGGGCCTGGTGGCGCAGGACGTGGAAGCCCACCCGGTGCGCGCCATCAGCGCCGAGTGGGAGGCACTGAGCGACGAGGAACGCCAGGTGTCGGCGCGAACCATGGAGGTCTACGCGGCCATGGTGGAGCGCATGGACTGGAACATAGGCCGGGTGCTGGACTACCTGCGCCAGCAGGGGCTGGAGGACGACACCTTCATCCTCTTCATGTCCGACAACGGTGCCGAGGGCGCGCTGCTGGAGGCCTTCCCCAAGTTCGGCCCGAACCTCAAGAGCTTCCTCGACCAGCACTACGACAACAGCCTGGAGAACATCGGCCGCGCCAACTCCTATGTCTGGTACGGGCCGCGCTGGGCCCAGGCGGCCACCGCGCCGTCGCGCCTGTACAAGGCCTTCACCACCGAGGGCGGCATCCGCGTGCCGGCCCTGGTGCGTTATCCACAGCTGCAGCGGCAGCAGCAGGTGAGCCACACCTTCGCCACGGTGATGGACATCACCCCGACGGTGCTGGACCTGGCCGGTGTGCGCCACCCGGGTACGCGCTGGCGCGGCCGCGAGGTGGCGCCGGTGCGCGGGCGCTCCTGGCTCGGCTACCTCTCGGGCGAGACGCCCCGGGTGCATGACGAGAAAACGGTCACCGGCTGGGAGCTGTTCGGCATGCGCGCCATCCGCCAGGGGCACCTGAAGGCGGTGTACCTGCCCGCACCCGTGGGGCCGGAAACCTGGCAGCTGTACGACCTGGAGAAGGACCCGGGGGAGATCCACGACCTGGCCCAGGAACGGCCGGAAGCCCTGGCCGGGCTGATCGCGGCCTGGCAGCGCTATGTGGACGAGACGGGGGTGATCCTCAGCGAGTCGCCGTTCCAGCCGTAG
- the cysW gene encoding sulfate ABC transporter permease subunit CysW, with product MSSATLTAATSANAARRGNLWGRRALIAGAWLVFGIFLLLPLYIVLSEALKQGFGTFFTAIFEPDALAALKLTVIAVAISVPLNLVFGVAAAWCVSKFEFRGKSILVTLIDLPFSVSPVIAGLIYVLLFGAQGYFGEWLSDRDIQIVFALPGIVLATVFVTVPFVARELIPLMQEQGTQEEEAARLLGANGWQMFWHVTLPNIKWGLIYGVVLCTARAMGEFGAVSVVSGHIRGVTNTLPLHVEILYNEYNHVAAFSVASLLLILALVILLLKQWSEARLSRLKSSADEE from the coding sequence ATGAGTAGTGCAACCCTGACCGCCGCCACCTCCGCCAACGCAGCCCGCCGTGGCAACCTGTGGGGCCGGCGCGCGCTGATCGCCGGCGCCTGGCTAGTGTTCGGCATCTTCCTGCTGCTGCCGCTGTACATCGTGCTCAGCGAAGCGCTGAAGCAGGGCTTCGGCACCTTCTTCACCGCCATCTTCGAGCCCGATGCCCTCGCCGCGCTGAAGCTGACGGTGATAGCCGTGGCCATCTCGGTGCCACTGAACCTGGTGTTCGGCGTCGCCGCCGCCTGGTGCGTGAGCAAGTTCGAGTTCCGCGGCAAGAGCATCCTGGTCACCCTGATCGACCTGCCCTTCTCGGTCTCGCCGGTGATCGCCGGCCTGATCTACGTGCTGCTGTTCGGCGCCCAGGGCTACTTCGGCGAGTGGCTGTCGGACCGTGATATCCAGATCGTCTTCGCCCTGCCCGGCATCGTCCTGGCCACCGTCTTCGTCACCGTGCCCTTCGTCGCCCGTGAGCTGATCCCGCTGATGCAGGAACAGGGCACCCAGGAAGAAGAGGCCGCGCGCCTGCTCGGTGCCAACGGCTGGCAGATGTTCTGGCACGTGACCCTGCCCAACATCAAATGGGGCCTGATCTACGGCGTGGTGCTGTGCACCGCGCGCGCCATGGGCGAGTTCGGCGCGGTGTCGGTGGTTTCCGGCCACATCCGCGGCGTCACCAACACCCTGCCGCTGCACGTCGAGATTCTCTACAACGAGTACAACCACGTCGCTGCCTTCAGCGTCGCCAGCCTGCTGCTGATCCTCGCGCTGGTCATCCTGCTGCTCAAGCAGTGGAGCGAGGCCCGTTTGTCCCGTCTTAAATCCAGCGCTGATGAGGAGTGA
- a CDS encoding GGDEF domain-containing protein — MENFEETPSELEKLTLALLHSRGEVERLRERELLFNSLLGSVNAVLWAFDWDAQKIIYVSPHYERMFGRPAELLMVDFNEWRNCIYPDDVEYAARSLAEVLTKGAVEVREYRIIRGDGQVRWLSDKCFVSRQGQAGQSTLVVGIAEDITEKKTLEAELQRLATTDVLTGTSNRRHFFECAQREFDVAERYERPLAFLLLDIDDFKKINDTYGHQVGDLVLQRIAQCGAGALRRVDHFGRIGGEEFAAVFPGCDPAQALQVAERLEREVQRLSFSAAGQIFSVTLSQGLTTLRPGDTLEQLYARADEAMYTAKRSGKNRIVQV; from the coding sequence ATGGAAAACTTCGAGGAAACACCCAGCGAGCTGGAGAAGCTCACCCTGGCACTGCTGCACAGCCGTGGCGAGGTGGAGCGCCTGCGCGAACGCGAACTGCTGTTCAACAGCCTGCTGGGCAGCGTCAACGCCGTGCTCTGGGCCTTCGACTGGGACGCGCAGAAGATCATCTACGTCAGCCCCCACTACGAGCGCATGTTCGGCCGCCCGGCCGAGCTGCTGATGGTGGACTTCAACGAGTGGCGCAACTGCATCTACCCCGATGACGTCGAGTACGCCGCGCGCAGCCTCGCCGAGGTGCTCACCAAGGGCGCGGTGGAGGTGCGCGAGTACCGCATCATCCGGGGCGACGGCCAGGTGCGCTGGCTCAGCGACAAGTGCTTCGTCAGCCGCCAGGGCCAGGCCGGGCAGTCCACCCTGGTGGTGGGCATCGCCGAGGACATCACCGAGAAGAAGACCCTGGAGGCCGAGCTGCAGCGCCTGGCCACCACCGACGTGCTGACCGGCACCAGCAACCGCCGCCATTTCTTCGAATGCGCCCAGCGCGAGTTCGACGTCGCCGAGCGCTATGAGCGGCCCCTGGCCTTCCTGCTGCTGGACATCGATGACTTCAAGAAGATCAACGACACCTACGGCCACCAGGTCGGTGACCTGGTGCTGCAGCGCATCGCCCAGTGCGGCGCCGGCGCCCTGCGCCGGGTCGACCATTTCGGGCGCATTGGCGGCGAGGAATTCGCCGCCGTATTCCCCGGCTGCGACCCGGCCCAGGCCCTGCAGGTGGCCGAGCGCCTGGAGCGCGAGGTGCAGCGCCTGTCGTTCAGCGCCGCCGGCCAGATCTTCAGTGTCACCCTCAGCCAGGGCCTGACCACCCTGCGCCCCGGCGACACCCTGGAACAGCTCTACGCCCGCGCCGACGAAGCCATGTACACCGCCAAGCGCAGCGGCAAGAACCGCATCGTGCAGGTGTAA
- the dibA gene encoding phosphodiesterase DibA — translation MKPKLSAVKLVLPYFLLASAWILFSDHLLPLLSPDGSRLELLQSAKGLLFVAVTSGLLYLLVCLHMRRLRAYLQARREQESSLRQAAAVFDATQEGVLVTDAEQRIVHVNRAFARITGFEESEVLGQTPVLFKSGRHDEAFYQSMWNALKNRHAWSGEVWNRRHNGEVYPLWQNIRAIHDEDGLLTHYVAVFSDVSAIKRSQNELDYLAHHDPLTNLPNRLLFTERVEHALERARREGSEGTVILLDLDHFKHINESLGHNHGDLLLKAVGERLATLMTGGMTLARLGGDEFGLLCEGSGPEQAADLAGRIQQCLAAPFHLAEQNLFISASLGISLFPGDAENVEQVLRNADSALFKAKSVGRETFAFYSQELTEQARQRVELVTALRQGLEQDELRLVFQPIHDLADGRLIGVETLVRWQHPQRGLVPPAEFLPVAEESGLIGAIDAWVLERACRQMRDWTERGLQLSFIAVNVSCRLFSRGELDTRVARVLADTGLEPGRLELEITESAVMEDPDTALELLDRLCKLGVRLAIDDFGTGYSSLQRLKRLPVHKLKIDQSFVQNLPDDHDDIAIAKAVTALGHSLGLEVLAEGIEHQRQADFLRGLGCDHGQGYLFSRPQPAQQLEEAWQLSPSGGATPQQISLL, via the coding sequence ATGAAACCCAAGCTCAGCGCCGTGAAACTGGTGCTGCCCTACTTCCTCCTCGCCAGCGCCTGGATACTCTTCAGCGACCATCTGCTGCCCTTGCTGAGCCCCGATGGCAGCCGCCTGGAGCTGCTGCAGTCGGCCAAGGGGCTGCTCTTCGTGGCGGTCACCAGCGGCCTGCTGTACCTGCTGGTGTGCCTGCACATGCGCCGCCTGCGCGCCTACCTGCAGGCCCGCCGCGAGCAGGAGAGCAGCCTGCGCCAGGCCGCCGCGGTGTTCGACGCCACCCAGGAAGGGGTGCTGGTCACCGATGCCGAGCAGCGCATCGTCCACGTCAACCGTGCCTTCGCCCGCATCACCGGCTTCGAGGAGAGCGAGGTGCTGGGGCAGACCCCGGTCCTGTTCAAGTCCGGCCGCCACGACGAGGCCTTCTACCAGTCGATGTGGAACGCCCTGAAGAACCGCCATGCCTGGAGCGGCGAGGTGTGGAACCGCCGGCACAACGGCGAGGTGTACCCGCTGTGGCAGAACATCCGCGCCATCCACGACGAAGACGGCCTGCTCACCCATTACGTGGCGGTGTTCTCCGACGTCAGCGCCATCAAGCGCTCGCAGAACGAGCTGGACTACCTGGCCCACCACGACCCGCTGACCAACCTGCCCAACCGCCTGCTATTCACCGAGCGCGTCGAGCACGCCCTGGAGCGCGCCCGCCGGGAAGGCAGCGAGGGCACGGTGATCCTGCTGGACCTCGACCACTTCAAGCACATCAACGAAAGCCTCGGCCACAACCACGGCGACCTGCTGCTCAAGGCGGTGGGCGAGCGCCTGGCCACCCTGATGACCGGCGGCATGACCCTGGCGCGCCTGGGCGGCGACGAGTTCGGCCTGCTCTGCGAGGGCTCCGGCCCGGAACAGGCGGCGGACCTCGCCGGGCGCATCCAGCAATGCCTGGCCGCGCCCTTCCACCTGGCCGAGCAGAACCTGTTCATCAGCGCCAGCCTGGGCATCAGCCTGTTCCCGGGGGATGCCGAGAACGTCGAGCAGGTGCTGCGCAACGCCGACTCGGCACTGTTCAAGGCCAAGAGCGTGGGCCGCGAGACCTTTGCCTTCTATAGCCAGGAGCTGACCGAGCAGGCGCGCCAGCGCGTCGAGCTGGTCACCGCGCTGCGGCAGGGCCTGGAGCAAGACGAGCTGCGCCTGGTGTTCCAGCCCATCCACGACCTGGCCGATGGCCGCCTGATCGGCGTCGAGACCCTGGTGCGCTGGCAGCACCCGCAGCGCGGCCTGGTGCCGCCGGCGGAGTTCCTGCCGGTGGCCGAGGAAAGCGGCCTGATCGGCGCCATCGACGCCTGGGTTCTGGAGCGTGCCTGCCGGCAGATGCGCGACTGGACCGAGCGCGGCCTGCAGCTGTCGTTCATCGCGGTGAACGTGTCCTGCCGGCTGTTCAGCCGTGGCGAACTGGACACCCGCGTCGCCCGCGTGCTCGCCGACACCGGCCTGGAGCCGGGGCGCCTGGAGCTGGAGATCACCGAGAGCGCGGTGATGGAGGACCCGGACACCGCCCTGGAGCTGCTCGACCGCCTGTGCAAGCTCGGCGTGCGCCTGGCCATCGACGATTTCGGCACCGGCTATTCGTCCCTGCAGCGCCTCAAGCGCCTGCCGGTGCACAAGCTGAAGATCGACCAGAGCTTCGTGCAGAACCTGCCCGACGACCACGACGACATCGCCATCGCCAAGGCCGTTACCGCGCTGGGCCACAGCCTGGGCCTGGAGGTGCTGGCCGAAGGCATCGAGCACCAGCGCCAGGCCGACTTCCTCCGTGGCCTGGGTTGCGACCATGGCCAGGGCTACCTGTTCAGCCGCCCGCAGCCGGCCCAACAGCTCGAGGAAGCCTGGCAGCTTTCCCCCTCGGGCGGCGCCACCCCGCAACAGATCAGCCTGCTCTGA
- the desA gene encoding delta-9 fatty acid desaturase DesA → MWYNGFLDLSVWQLVAATLVMTHITIVGVTVYLHRYSAHRSLELHPALKHFFRFWLWLTTAMNTREWTAIHRKHHAKCETVDDPHSPVIKGLGTVLRRGAELYREEAENEETLRIYGKNCPDDWLERNVYSRYPLGGVFLMAAIDLALFGVAGITIWAVQMMWIPVWAAGVINGLGHAVGYRNFECRDAATNLVPWGILIGGEELHNNHHTYPNSAKLSVKKWEFDLGWAWIKLFSFLRLAKVQRVAPIAHRVEGKGSLDMDTAMAILNNRFQIMAQYRKLVIAPLVKQELAKADESVRHLFRRAKRLLSRETSLLDERHHARIAAMLEQSQALKVIYEKRLALQHIWVKTSANGHDMLEAMKQWVHEAEASGIQSLRDFAEQLKTYSLRPAATA, encoded by the coding sequence ATGTGGTACAACGGTTTTCTCGATCTGTCGGTGTGGCAACTGGTGGCAGCCACCCTGGTGATGACGCATATCACCATCGTCGGCGTCACGGTCTACCTGCACCGCTATTCCGCCCATCGCTCCCTGGAACTGCACCCGGCGCTGAAGCACTTCTTCCGCTTCTGGCTGTGGCTGACCACCGCGATGAACACCCGCGAATGGACCGCGATCCACCGTAAGCACCACGCCAAGTGCGAAACCGTCGACGACCCGCACAGCCCGGTGATCAAGGGCCTGGGCACCGTCCTGCGCCGCGGCGCCGAGTTGTACCGCGAGGAAGCCGAAAACGAAGAGACCCTGCGCATCTACGGCAAGAACTGCCCGGATGACTGGCTCGAACGCAATGTCTACTCCCGCTACCCCCTGGGTGGCGTGTTCCTGATGGCGGCCATCGACCTCGCCCTGTTCGGCGTCGCCGGCATCACCATCTGGGCGGTGCAGATGATGTGGATCCCGGTCTGGGCCGCCGGTGTCATCAACGGCCTCGGCCACGCCGTCGGCTACCGCAACTTCGAATGCCGCGACGCCGCCACCAACCTGGTGCCCTGGGGCATCCTCATCGGTGGCGAAGAGCTGCACAACAACCACCACACCTACCCGAACTCGGCCAAGCTGTCGGTGAAGAAGTGGGAATTCGACCTGGGCTGGGCCTGGATCAAGCTGTTCAGCTTCCTGCGCCTGGCCAAGGTGCAGCGCGTGGCGCCCATTGCCCACCGCGTGGAAGGCAAGGGCAGCCTGGACATGGACACCGCCATGGCCATCCTCAACAACCGGTTCCAGATCATGGCGCAGTACCGCAAGCTGGTGATCGCGCCCCTGGTGAAACAGGAGCTGGCCAAGGCCGACGAGTCGGTGCGCCACCTGTTCCGCCGCGCCAAGCGCCTGCTGTCCCGCGAGACCAGCCTGCTGGACGAACGCCACCATGCGCGCATCGCCGCCATGCTGGAGCAGAGCCAGGCGCTGAAGGTGATCTACGAGAAGCGCCTCGCCCTGCAGCACATCTGGGTCAAGACCAGCGCCAACGGCCACGACATGCTCGAAGCCATGAAGCAATGGGTGCACGAGGCTGAGGCCAGCGGCATCCAGTCGCTGCGCGACTTCGCCGAGCAGCTCAAGACCTACTCGCTGCGCCCGGCCGCCACGGCCTGA